The Lolium rigidum isolate FL_2022 chromosome 1, APGP_CSIRO_Lrig_0.1, whole genome shotgun sequence region ATAATCCGTTAGGTAAATAATTGGTTCCTAGGGATATATAAGAGGACGATATTATTTCTGTACTGGGATATTTGGCAAATGTTTGAATTGTAGCTTCCCGCGCGATGCAATCTAGACTGCCAAATGAAATCTGGGCGTCCGCTGTTTTTcaagaaaaaagtaaaaaaaatatagTTGTCGAGCCCCACGGGAATTTATCCTGGAAATTTAAGAAATTCCTCACGTGTGTCCTAACGCTTACATTCGAGGCCCATAAAATATGCTTTTCTTTGATCTGTAAGTGTTTTCGATGAAAGATCTTAATATTTTCCTAATAGTTTATTATCTCCATCAGAATATTTTCCCCTTGCTAACCCTATCTTTATTTTTGATGAGAAGGTTAACAACCGCATAGTACAAGTCCGTCATGAAAAAAAGAGGAAAGGATAGTGTGACACTAGAAAGAATTTATCCCTTTTGCCAAAGGAAAAAAATACTACCCTCGTCCAAAAATAAATGTCTTAGTTTTATGTAAATTCGGATGTATTTAGTCATATTTTAGTTGTAAATACATCTGTATCTATAGAAAGATGAGACATTTACAATTGGTGGGATGTAGTATATTTTTGTCTTCCACACAAGTAGGTTTAGTATCAGCTGCCGAAATGAAATAACAAAAAGAGGTACAAGCATGCACGTCCTGACCCTTAGAAGGAAAACATAGTATCCGACTTCTtagaaattttaatttttaattcatAAAAATGTATATAAGAGTTGTGCTTTTCATTTTAACGACATTGAATTTATATTTGTTGAGCCCAAAATAATTAGAAACTGTAGAACCACAAAAGATCGTAGATCTCTGAATCGAGCTTGACATTATTTCTTAAGTTTGAATCATGAATTAGACAATGGATTATGTATACTAATCTGGCAACATAAGACACGTGGTCATGTATAACGAAACAAATTAGTCAATCCATGAGTAACTTTGGATTAATTCAATGATATGCGAGTTGTGAGATAGTAGTAGAATATGAAGAGAAATAGCCGGTTATTTGTAAATAACGGGTCAATAAAACTAAAAGAACAATCAGTGTTAATTTTTATTTAAATTAGCAATGGTGCATATACAATCCAATAGATTCATATATTATTTTGTTATCAACGATACAGATTTGCAATGCTTATTATTATAAAAGAGTACAATAATGTAATTTGGTAATACTTTATTTGGGAGTGGCATTATAAAATTTTGATATCTATATTTCATCGCACTTTTGAATTCTATTTTTATTAAGTGATAATACATTAGCTATGCTACTACTATCAATATTGCTaataataacaagtagtaattacCATAAAAAGAAATGGTCAAAATAACACCTTCACTAatgtgtccatgtctaaaatgatgCATATTTAACATTTATAGAACAAGTGTAGGAGATATGCATATCTGCATAAAAACCATAACTAACTATACTTTCAAATCACTAAGAATGATGCCCTGGCattgcgagggccactatgctagttagACATAAAAGGAAGAGGTGGATAATGACGTATTCACAGTTTCAGACACGGGCGAAGACGTCACTCAAAACTCATTGCCACACAAATAAGGACAAAACATATGGATGCAATTTACACTCCGACAACGAATCTTTACAGTAGTGATATACGGCCATGACTGATGTATCCAAGTACCTTGCCGTGGGGAAAAGGCCTAAACAGTCGATAGCCGGGCCGCGACGTCCACCGTCGGGTCAGTGTCGGAGCGGCAGATCGGGCACGTCGAGTGGGCGTCCAGCCACGGATCGATGCACTCGATGTGGAAGAGGTGCAGGCATGCCGGCAGCAGCCGCACCGACTCGCCGTTCTGGAACGCGCCGAGGCACACCGAGCACGTCGCCGCATCCTCCCCGGTGCCAGCCACGTTTTGCTTCAGCGACTGGTTGTACGAGAACGCCGGCAGGCGGGCCGTCGTCAGGCCGGGGCCGCTGGCCCTCCGGAGATGCTGCCGCCGCTGGTCGTCCTCGCGCGCGGGAGGCTCCGCCTGCTGCCGCAGCCGAGCGGCGGCCCAGGCAGCGGCCCTTGCTTGAGCGCGAGCGAGGGCGCGACTTTGGCGGCGCCCCTTGCAAAGGCTGTAAACCACGGCGCCGAGGAGTAACAGggcaaggaagccgatgacgaggcCAGCGACGACCCCGCCTTGAGAAGGTGGCTGATCATTCTCCGACGTTGGCGACGGCGGTGGACGTGGTTGTGGTAGACTAGGAACGGACTGATATTCCGGGGGCCATGCGAACGTCGGCGGTGCTGGTGCATGGTCTCTCAAGACCCGAGCCATTGGTGCACAGCGCAGCAGCAGTGCAAACTGCAAACTTGCTGGTAGTACGAGTCTATAAGCAAATTATACCCGGATCAACGGAATGTCTACGTTGAGGCCAGTTGCCACGACATTGCCAACTGCGAATCCGAGGAAGGTGAAATCGTTGACCTGATCGATTGGGTCCATTTGTTTGTGTGCCTCCGGCGACGATACGGTAACGTCGTCAAGGTCGTTTGTGTGTGAATGTGATGTGTAAACTAATTAAACATGGGCGTTTTGGATCGAAGAAGCCCTGCATATACCTAGCTTGTTTAGTTGATTGGTACTGAATTGGCATATGTGGAAGTTTTGTTGTTCTTGGATCATGCTGACCTGAGGAGAGATGCGACAGCTAGAATCTGCCAAATGAAGGTCACGACCGTCTTCAGATGGAGCTAGGTGGACGTAAACAATTAGCAGATGAAAGATGAAAGACACCGCCTAGGATCTGTACATGGACATGTACTAAGCAAAACAGAAGAATTTGAAACAAACATCTACCAAGCTATGAATGCCGCTTCTAGAAATTAGCAGATGATAGATTAAGGGCACttctacccgcaaaaaaaaaaaaaaaaaaaagatcaaggGCACCAGCTAGGAGTAAGCTGGATCATTAAAATGATTGATTCCTTATGAATTTGCCCCCAGCAGTAGGCTTGGGAGACAATACTATCATAAGACCAATTCAAACAGAATGACATTTGTacattttttttgagaacacagtaccacGCAGACGCTCGCAAACatacacgtacaaacacccctatgaacgcacgcacgcacaccctacccctataagCACCTCCGacggactgagccggcatatcgtgaggttgacgaagtcaccactggcgcctcgctgttgacgagcACGTCACCtagcactgaaagcatagcgccggttaaatctggagtaaatccaggtaaatgcaaacacctatgccaagtctaggacttgaatctgggtgggctggttccaccacaagggacctaaccaccagagctatTTGCGTATATTTATTTTATGTTGCCTTTTGTATGATAGATATCTGGTAGACATGGCATCCCTTGATAGTCATGAGAGCTTTCCCTCTCCGGGATGGCAAGAAAACCACGACTAACCCCCTCCCCCACCCGACTCTTCCCCTTGGAGAGCCACTTGATAGTCATGAGAGCTTTCCCTCTCCGGCACGATCCCAAGCCTCCTTCGTCGGCAATGCTGGCCGGAGTTGGGGAAGCAGGATCACTGTGTAGTGTAAATAGAAGGGCTAGGCCTAAGTTAAGTTTGGGGTTTGTGGTGTTTGGCCATGTGCTTGTCCGGATTGAGTTGTCACAAAATTCGAGCAGCGGGTGGTAGGGTTCGGTGTGCCATGTCCATGGAGGGGACGAGCCATCGAGATCTCCTCGAATAAGCTCGGTCGAGTCCTCGATCTAGAATGTTGTTCCTCCATCAATATCCTATGCTCGAGATCGAATTAGTGCTTCACATCATGGTTTTTTTGGGTTGCTGGTCACCCACGGTGGTTCATTTCCAGCGTTCTCCATGATCCATCTACATCTATTGGATGAAGGGTAGTCTACATTGAGCTCATCCTAATCAGACTTGGAGGCAAAATGATGCTCGCTCGCCGGTAGTCGCTCTCTACAGCGATGGAAGGGTGGTCTCTGCCACTCTAGTGACTATTTTTGCCAAAGGGGCAGCGGAGTGTGCCAACGGATCAGATGGGACACCGTCTTAAACTTCTTTTAATGTTGTCGTTTTGAagccccctctccctctcgtaaTCCAATGACTTCTTGGGTTGCCTCACTGCGTCAAGTGGCCATGTCCCTGACAATGACGAGGTGGTTCTCGAACGATTCATAGGACCTGATCGTGTTTTGCAATAGGTGTTTGAAGTCATCATTGCGAATGGTCGAGGacatatttgtattttttttagtttttttatgtCTCGGTCAACTGGGAATTTCTTATGTCTCAGTAACCCCCCCAAAAAAAGTGCAACCACATTTCAAAAAACAATGCAATTGGTTGCACTTGCACTTTTTTGGGAGAAAAGTGTAGGAACGGGTTGTACTTTTCTCTAAACGGCAGCTGCATTTTTTCAGGTGACTAAGATTTAAAAAAGTCTCAGCCAACTAAGACATACTCCCTTCATTTCACTAAATAAGCCGCCATTGTTTTTTGTGTTATGTCTCTGATCTAAAATTAATCAGTGTATATAGAAAAGTTAGGTATAAATTTGGTAtcattagacattatttttcactAAGATTCTAACATTAGTTAtgagagtggtgttttggaacatggaagcatatgctccctttattttgaaatgtatcttacacacattttgaaatttttttaaattgaaaaataaatttcGCATGTACATTTTCACGTGCTACAAGCTCatgaagtcgtttcatgaaaaattgacttgtcgtgtggtgtgtgtaaaaaagaaaaaatccagTGCTAAAAATACGGTTTTTCAcaaaataaattttctctttttttttttagtaAACCACAAAATATTGGtattcgtgaaacttgacaaatacacatatattatgcagatgtacatgtagaattttttatcaaaaaatttCGGCACTTCAAAATATGATTTGTTGGATGCTCcccgagagccgaattgaattttcgtATTATCTACTATATAATCGAGAGTGTTGTATAATTTATATAGTCAAATTTCACCTTGAAATGTGTGTAAGACTTATTCATAGAAAAATTCTCTTATTTTGTCTTATGTTTTTGGTAGTGTTATCCTCTATCGTGTACTACTACTTCCATATTAACGGAGGATCAGGGTCCTTTGGGATCCTTCTATGTTACTTTTTTTTatgactagcacagtggcccttgcAAATGGGAGGACATCACCCTTATTATGTGTATTGCGTTTGAGAGCTAAATCTTAAACGTCATGGTTACTCATAAGGCTAAGATATTAAATTGTGAGGTTGTAGAGCCACTATAAATATTATGTTAAGTATTATTTGTGTGGTTGAATTAATCACCTTCAATTTTGATTATCATCTCGCTTCGAAAACACAATATACTGACGACAATAAGTCTATTTTGCACATTGAAAAAGAGTGCGGTGTTTTTGGTACTATATATGTGGTGTCAAATCATTATGCAAGGTTAAAATTTGGATGTCTAGTTTTTAATTTGACTATAAAGTTACAAAATATTAATTCCTTGTTCATATCCTATTTGGGGTACACCAAATGAATATATCGATCATGTTTATACACGGTTATAGAATACTATTTATTTATGTTCACTAAGATAATATACAAATGATTAATACAGTTACGGAAATCAACCTGCTATGTGTATATAGCTACTTTCAATATATCTCTTCATCATTGGTTCCAAATAAACATTCATTTTCTCTGCATACAATATATGATTCTCAATTATAATAAATATAGTGTTCTATGAATATTAGAAGGTCAAGTTCCCAAAAGGAGAACACCGCAGTTAATTGTTAGGTAAATATTTATTTTGGCGTGTAGTTAAGTGACATTATTTGACATGATCCAATAGATAAGCCATCGAAAGACTAAACATATTCACTTAAATTACTCTCATTCTATTACCCCTTTAATgaaatacaatttttttttagaCATGGACATGCATGATCTTCAAACTTGCAAATTTGACCATTATATAAAGAAATTCTTACAAAATCTAATATTAGCAAACATATTGCCTCCTACTCTGCTTTGTCTAGGTCATCTCACTGGCTCCAACGGTATGTAGATTCACCCTAGCAAACAATGTTTTTTTCCTTAGCTAATATGCCCATGTTTGCTAGTTCAACGACTAAGTGTAGTTTAAGTTGTGTGTTTTGCAAGTGATATGTCCAAGACTATTCTGCGGTCAAACGACCATATGGCCCTAATCATAGAAATGGTAGGCTTGTGCACTCTCCTAAACCTTTGACGTTACTCTTATTTTTGAAATCTTGTGATATTATCTTTTTACACACATTAGTGTACACATGTTAGAAATTTATTCTATAAAAAGCGTTGCTTTATTTTTTGCGATGATCTAGTAGTTCCTTTGAGCATAAGTAGCATGCATTTACAAACTGAATGCAAATTACTCGTAAATAACTTAGTCTACACATGTTCAATTTTACAGTTTCTTTGAGACACGTCCCTACCCTGTACCATTCTATGAAGTTGAATCTGCGTTCAAAGAAAATGTATGGTTGTACGGAAAAATTGGAGACCATTTTCCTTCTAAATATGTACCCATGATCAATCAATATGATCTATCTTAGACAACACAGACTCTTACGGGCCTAACATTGATCTCTTCTTTCATGACTTAGGATCATAGtcttaaattttagatctaaccattCAAAACACATTGGTGTTAAATACGGGTACCTCTTTTAGGGAAGCAGACGTGACCATCAacattaaatcatgctcatgtacTATCGTCGTACTATATTGTTCTGTATAGCTCAACCTTTATAATTTGTTCCCACAACACGATTAACGGGCAAGATAATTCAAATGATCTGGATCAGCGTGGCGCTTCTATTCTAAAACCCCAcatattgcttttagtatataagtaGATATATATTCTAAGATAATTATATTACAGCCTTATGTGCAATGTTTTAGTAAACCGATTTTcagaataatatatatatatatattgcaaaatagattttatgaatttttaaatTAAATTTATTCACAGATATTTTATAATTAATTTTTTTACTCAATCATGCACAGTAGACTTAGCTATATAGAGTCGCACTATTTGATCCCCAGGTGCAGAATAACAATTCTGCATCCAACCACTATCTTTGTAATTGTAAATAAATTTTGTGTCACGTAAATTTTGTCTTACTTCTTAAGTCAAGTATAACATAAGAAAAAATAGACATGGCCATATTTTTTTATTTACATAACGTACaagacataaaatacatatttttggtgttttttatAATTTAATGACTcataaaatatgtttttataTCGATATTTTTGTTGTAAGTTCATATGAACAAAATTATTTGAGTACAAAAATACCTCTTTTAGGGACGTGACCATCAACATTAAATCATGTTCATGTACTATCTTCATATTGTTATGTATAGTTCAACCTTTATAATTTATTCCCTCAACACGATTAACGGGTAAGATAATTCAAATGTTTTGATCAGCGTTGCGCTTCTATTCTAAAACCCCATATAATGTTTTTAGTATATAAGTAGATATATATTCTAAGATTATGATATTACAGCCTTATGTGCAACGTTTTAGTAAACCGATTTTCAGaattataaatatatatatatttcgcaAAATAAATTTTATGAATGTTTAAATTAAATTAATTCACAGATATTTTATAATTAATTTTTTTTCTCAATCATGCACAGTAGACTTAGCTATATAGAgtcgtcactagtagaaaacctctcatccatctaagccattggtaccggttcccttacgaaccggtaccaatggggccatttgtaccggtttgagggctcaggtgggcgaggagctttggtaccggtttgggagggtctttcgtaccggttcgtgttaggaaccggtacgaaaggtcttcggccaaaattcagacgcgtggtggggtaacacgaaccggtaccaaagggtacccagCCATATCAAAATCGCCCAGATCGTCCCGAGCCCCCTgctggctctcatttttctcttcttcctcacactctaaatttttctccacctctcacacttcaataatctttatttttctccaccattttaacaagattaacgacctccatctatccaagggttagcaatatcatcctttcttccggcgttcctaatttagctcatttctttggtagtttaactcgtactatttttctagtgctagcaaggtgtttgatgaaatgcctaagttagggattttactttttttataatcaatttgagctgaaattatggtatattttgtaggttttaattagtatcatccccgtcctcaccgccgtcgatcgctagcgtcgtcccctagccggcaccgtacaacctcggtgagcctcttcttttttataaaaaaaacttagttttatgtgatgaacttgaatattaattaagttggtcactcatatatccatgatgttgtgtacttaatgatttttgatatacatataaaatgcagatgagtcgacaatggatgtacggtgaccggtgccatcccgagttcattactggcatgcattattttctcaacgtggctgaggcaaacaggcagtcgaatggtttcatgtattgtccatgtagttcccgtaagaatatgaaggattactctacctcgaagacccttcacgtccacctgctggagaatggtttcatgcccagctataattgttggaccaagcacggagaaagaggggttatattggaagacaacgaagaagaagaggatagtgacaactatcccagcttattcactgaagacggtggtagtagaatgggggaagacgaaggtcgaagaagagctcattttcgatgagccgatttttgatgacccggatgacgatttgggtcgggccattcttgatgcgaagatgaactgcggaaatgaaaaggagaggttgaagttggagaaaatgttagaggatcacaacaaactgttgtacccaaattgcgaaaatggtcggaaaaagctgggtaccacgctggaattgctgcgatggaaggcgagagaatggtacttcgacaagggatttgaaaagttgctgaaaataataaagaagat contains the following coding sequences:
- the LOC124657858 gene encoding RING-H2 finger protein ATL46-like, with product MARVLRDHAPAPPTFAWPPEYQSVPSLPQPRPPPSPTSENDQPPSQGGVVAGLVIGFLALLLLGAVVYSLCKGRRQSRALARAQARAAAWAAARLRQQAEPPAREDDQRRQHLRRASGPGLTTARLPAFSYNQSLKQNVAGTGEDAATCSVCLGAFQNGESVRLLPACLHLFHIECIDPWLDAHSTCPICRSDTDPTVDVAARLSTV